In Glandiceps talaboti chromosome 4, keGlaTala1.1, whole genome shotgun sequence, a single window of DNA contains:
- the LOC144433983 gene encoding uncharacterized protein LOC144433983 isoform X2, whose product MDDGHIEPDDEDADVGSTDDLYEVKFRMFDASGTLALLLDDLGRGGPNPTGLPSHIIQVAVQSLHQSLTYLSNMLSAEIELRENSGCCSLDTYPFATAVTSIQLGPGRRRLEISKDQLEHLRSLFFPWQKIADMLQVSVSTIQRRRKEFGLSETFEGYSDITDDELDAIHGTITGNGTEGPLTPNIGRRRFIGALRSRGLRIQRWRVTECLRRVDPVGTALRWRMTIHRRKYYVPTPNSLWHIDSAHKLIRYKLITHVCIDGKTRLLIYVSCCNNNTADTVLNLFTNGVKQWGLPSRVRSDCGMENLYVGQYMIEHRGAGRGSIITGSSVHNSRVERAHRDIYLGVLAFYARIFVAMEDDGILDILDDVHLYCLHYVYIPRINRSLEEFIGQMNNHPVSSERNQSPLQMWEKGMLENMHSGHTALTPTEIEEYGVDPEGVLSVEDDDYQVNVFPPAFDLSDEQLNLMPCPLQNDENYGINLFLQCVELVNNF is encoded by the exons at GGATGATGGACATATAGAGCCAGATGATGAAGATGCTGATGTTG GATCGACAGACGATCTATACGAAGTTAAGTTCCGAATGTTTGATGCCTCAGGGACTTTGGCTTTGCTTTTGGATGACTTAGGGAGAGGAGGGCCCAATCCAACGGGACTACCTTCCCATATTATACAAGTAGCAGTGCAGAGTTTACATCAATCTTTGACTTATTTGAGCAACATGCTATCAGCTGAGATAGAACTAAGGGAAAATTCTGGTTGCTGTAGCTTGGATACTTATCCATTTGCTACAGCCGTAACATCAATACAACTTGGACCTGGACGACGGCGCTTGGAAATTTCAAAAGACCAATTGGAACACTTGCGTTCCCTCTTCTTCCCATGGCAGAAAATTGCTGATATGCTTCAAGTTAGTGTTTCGACTATTCAACGAAGACGAAAGGAATTTGGTTTGAGTGAAACGTTTGAAGGTTACTCAGATATAACGGACGATGAATTAGATGCAATTCACGGTACCATAACAGGAAACGGTACTGAAGGCCCTCTAACCCCCAATATTGGAAGGAGGCGGTTCATTGGTGCACTGAGAAGCCGTGGCTTACGTATTCAAAGATGGAGGGTAACTGAATGCTTGCGTCGAGTGGACCCCGTTGGCACTGCTTTGCGTTGGAGGATGACAATACACCGTAGAAAGTATTACGTACCAACTCCCAACAGCCTCTGGCATATAGACTCTGCACATAAGCTGATTAGGTACAAGCTGATTACACATGTTTGTATCGATGGCAAGACAAGATTACTTATATATGTTTCCTGTTGCAACAATAACACTGCTGATACAGTCCTCAATTTGTTCACAAATGGGGTTAAACAATGGGGACTGCCATCACGTGTTCGGTCAGACTGTGGCATGGAAAACCTTTATGTGGGTCAATATATGATAGAGCATCGTGGGGCAGGCAGAGGAAGCATTATCACTGGCTCCTCGGTTCATAACTCTAGAGTAGAGCGAGCTCATCGTGACATTTACTTGGGTGTATTGGCATTTTATGCCCGTATATTTGTAGCAATGGAAGATGATGGCATCCTTGATATACTAGATGATGTTCATCTATATTGTCTCCACTATGTGTATATCCCCAGAATCAATAGATCACTAGAGGAATTCATCGGCCAGATGAATAATCACCCTGTTTCAAGTGAAAGAAACCAGTCACCTTTACAAATGTGGGAAAAGGGAATGCTTGAGAATATGCATTCTGGACACACTGCCTTGACACCCACAGAGATTGAGGAATATGGAGTAGATCCAGAGGGTGTTCTATCTGTGGAAGATGATGACTACCAGGTCAATGTTTTTCCTCCTGCATTTGACTTATCTGATGAACAGTTGAATCTTATGCCATGCCCACTGCAAAATGATGAGAACTATGGGATAAATCTGTTCTTGCAATGTGTAGAGTTGGTTAACAATTTCTAA
- the LOC144433983 gene encoding uncharacterized protein LOC144433983 isoform X3, which yields MFDASGTLALLLDDLGRGGPNPTGLPSHIIQVAVQSLHQSLTYLSNMLSAEIELRENSGCCSLDTYPFATAVTSIQLGPGRRRLEISKDQLEHLRSLFFPWQKIADMLQVSVSTIQRRRKEFGLSETFEGYSDITDDELDAIHGTITGNGTEGPLTPNIGRRRFIGALRSRGLRIQRWRVTECLRRVDPVGTALRWRMTIHRRKYYVPTPNSLWHIDSAHKLIRYKLITHVCIDGKTRLLIYVSCCNNNTADTVLNLFTNGVKQWGLPSRVRSDCGMENLYVGQYMIEHRGAGRGSIITGSSVHNSRVERAHRDIYLGVLAFYARIFVAMEDDGILDILDDVHLYCLHYVYIPRINRSLEEFIGQMNNHPVSSERNQSPLQMWEKGMLENMHSGHTALTPTEIEEYGVDPEGVLSVEDDDYQVNVFPPAFDLSDEQLNLMPCPLQNDENYGINLFLQCVELVNNF from the coding sequence ATGTTTGATGCCTCAGGGACTTTGGCTTTGCTTTTGGATGACTTAGGGAGAGGAGGGCCCAATCCAACGGGACTACCTTCCCATATTATACAAGTAGCAGTGCAGAGTTTACATCAATCTTTGACTTATTTGAGCAACATGCTATCAGCTGAGATAGAACTAAGGGAAAATTCTGGTTGCTGTAGCTTGGATACTTATCCATTTGCTACAGCCGTAACATCAATACAACTTGGACCTGGACGACGGCGCTTGGAAATTTCAAAAGACCAATTGGAACACTTGCGTTCCCTCTTCTTCCCATGGCAGAAAATTGCTGATATGCTTCAAGTTAGTGTTTCGACTATTCAACGAAGACGAAAGGAATTTGGTTTGAGTGAAACGTTTGAAGGTTACTCAGATATAACGGACGATGAATTAGATGCAATTCACGGTACCATAACAGGAAACGGTACTGAAGGCCCTCTAACCCCCAATATTGGAAGGAGGCGGTTCATTGGTGCACTGAGAAGCCGTGGCTTACGTATTCAAAGATGGAGGGTAACTGAATGCTTGCGTCGAGTGGACCCCGTTGGCACTGCTTTGCGTTGGAGGATGACAATACACCGTAGAAAGTATTACGTACCAACTCCCAACAGCCTCTGGCATATAGACTCTGCACATAAGCTGATTAGGTACAAGCTGATTACACATGTTTGTATCGATGGCAAGACAAGATTACTTATATATGTTTCCTGTTGCAACAATAACACTGCTGATACAGTCCTCAATTTGTTCACAAATGGGGTTAAACAATGGGGACTGCCATCACGTGTTCGGTCAGACTGTGGCATGGAAAACCTTTATGTGGGTCAATATATGATAGAGCATCGTGGGGCAGGCAGAGGAAGCATTATCACTGGCTCCTCGGTTCATAACTCTAGAGTAGAGCGAGCTCATCGTGACATTTACTTGGGTGTATTGGCATTTTATGCCCGTATATTTGTAGCAATGGAAGATGATGGCATCCTTGATATACTAGATGATGTTCATCTATATTGTCTCCACTATGTGTATATCCCCAGAATCAATAGATCACTAGAGGAATTCATCGGCCAGATGAATAATCACCCTGTTTCAAGTGAAAGAAACCAGTCACCTTTACAAATGTGGGAAAAGGGAATGCTTGAGAATATGCATTCTGGACACACTGCCTTGACACCCACAGAGATTGAGGAATATGGAGTAGATCCAGAGGGTGTTCTATCTGTGGAAGATGATGACTACCAGGTCAATGTTTTTCCTCCTGCATTTGACTTATCTGATGAACAGTTGAATCTTATGCCATGCCCACTGCAAAATGATGAGAACTATGGGATAAATCTGTTCTTGCAATGTGTAGAGTTGGTTAACAATTTCTAA
- the LOC144433983 gene encoding uncharacterized protein LOC144433983 isoform X1, whose protein sequence is MLDDGHIEPDDEDADVGSTDDLYEVKFRMFDASGTLALLLDDLGRGGPNPTGLPSHIIQVAVQSLHQSLTYLSNMLSAEIELRENSGCCSLDTYPFATAVTSIQLGPGRRRLEISKDQLEHLRSLFFPWQKIADMLQVSVSTIQRRRKEFGLSETFEGYSDITDDELDAIHGTITGNGTEGPLTPNIGRRRFIGALRSRGLRIQRWRVTECLRRVDPVGTALRWRMTIHRRKYYVPTPNSLWHIDSAHKLIRYKLITHVCIDGKTRLLIYVSCCNNNTADTVLNLFTNGVKQWGLPSRVRSDCGMENLYVGQYMIEHRGAGRGSIITGSSVHNSRVERAHRDIYLGVLAFYARIFVAMEDDGILDILDDVHLYCLHYVYIPRINRSLEEFIGQMNNHPVSSERNQSPLQMWEKGMLENMHSGHTALTPTEIEEYGVDPEGVLSVEDDDYQVNVFPPAFDLSDEQLNLMPCPLQNDENYGINLFLQCVELVNNF, encoded by the exons ATGCT GGATGATGGACATATAGAGCCAGATGATGAAGATGCTGATGTTG GATCGACAGACGATCTATACGAAGTTAAGTTCCGAATGTTTGATGCCTCAGGGACTTTGGCTTTGCTTTTGGATGACTTAGGGAGAGGAGGGCCCAATCCAACGGGACTACCTTCCCATATTATACAAGTAGCAGTGCAGAGTTTACATCAATCTTTGACTTATTTGAGCAACATGCTATCAGCTGAGATAGAACTAAGGGAAAATTCTGGTTGCTGTAGCTTGGATACTTATCCATTTGCTACAGCCGTAACATCAATACAACTTGGACCTGGACGACGGCGCTTGGAAATTTCAAAAGACCAATTGGAACACTTGCGTTCCCTCTTCTTCCCATGGCAGAAAATTGCTGATATGCTTCAAGTTAGTGTTTCGACTATTCAACGAAGACGAAAGGAATTTGGTTTGAGTGAAACGTTTGAAGGTTACTCAGATATAACGGACGATGAATTAGATGCAATTCACGGTACCATAACAGGAAACGGTACTGAAGGCCCTCTAACCCCCAATATTGGAAGGAGGCGGTTCATTGGTGCACTGAGAAGCCGTGGCTTACGTATTCAAAGATGGAGGGTAACTGAATGCTTGCGTCGAGTGGACCCCGTTGGCACTGCTTTGCGTTGGAGGATGACAATACACCGTAGAAAGTATTACGTACCAACTCCCAACAGCCTCTGGCATATAGACTCTGCACATAAGCTGATTAGGTACAAGCTGATTACACATGTTTGTATCGATGGCAAGACAAGATTACTTATATATGTTTCCTGTTGCAACAATAACACTGCTGATACAGTCCTCAATTTGTTCACAAATGGGGTTAAACAATGGGGACTGCCATCACGTGTTCGGTCAGACTGTGGCATGGAAAACCTTTATGTGGGTCAATATATGATAGAGCATCGTGGGGCAGGCAGAGGAAGCATTATCACTGGCTCCTCGGTTCATAACTCTAGAGTAGAGCGAGCTCATCGTGACATTTACTTGGGTGTATTGGCATTTTATGCCCGTATATTTGTAGCAATGGAAGATGATGGCATCCTTGATATACTAGATGATGTTCATCTATATTGTCTCCACTATGTGTATATCCCCAGAATCAATAGATCACTAGAGGAATTCATCGGCCAGATGAATAATCACCCTGTTTCAAGTGAAAGAAACCAGTCACCTTTACAAATGTGGGAAAAGGGAATGCTTGAGAATATGCATTCTGGACACACTGCCTTGACACCCACAGAGATTGAGGAATATGGAGTAGATCCAGAGGGTGTTCTATCTGTGGAAGATGATGACTACCAGGTCAATGTTTTTCCTCCTGCATTTGACTTATCTGATGAACAGTTGAATCTTATGCCATGCCCACTGCAAAATGATGAGAACTATGGGATAAATCTGTTCTTGCAATGTGTAGAGTTGGTTAACAATTTCTAA
- the LOC144434126 gene encoding caveolin-1-like: MGNSVGSGESSNSVIEMTGAEVTADAAEKIAGGVKELLLGPKKMNENIYNFDHHVELDFPEVFQAPKTSRNWGPILRANRLLYSVTQDFVYRVWVVVLGWLLALLWGILFGTFNFLTVWLLQPIWKIVFVVVRNVAIPYTVIIRAALDPIFESIGHILSHIRAGVFLRAQGMTMDVVKTV, from the exons ATGGGTAACAG TGTGGGAAGTGGAGAATCATCCAACTCGGTCATCGAAATGACAGGAGCAGAGGTTACCGCTGACGCCGCAGAAAAAATAGCAGGAGGAGTGAAGGAGCTATTACTCGGACCAAAGAAAATGAACGAAAATATCTACAATTTTGACCACCATGTTGAG tTGGATTTTCCAGAGGTTTTCCAAGCACCGAAGACAAGCAGAAACTGGGGACCAATATTGAGAGCGAATAGACTTTTATACAGTGTTACCCAG GACTTCGTGTATCGTGTTTGGGTGGTAGTTCTAGGATGGCTGCTTGCCCTTCTCTGGGGAATTTTATTCGGTACGTTCAACTTCCTCACCGTGTGGCTATTACAACCAATCTGGAAAATCGTCTTCGTCGTCGTTCGTAACGTGGCAATTCCCTACACCGTCATCATAAGGGCTGCACTCGACCCCATCTTTGAAAGTATTGGCCATATTCTGAGCCATATCAGAGCTGGTGTATTCCTCAGAGCACAGGGAATGACAATGGATGTAGTTAAAACAGTTTGA